The Pricia mediterranea genome includes a window with the following:
- a CDS encoding universal stress protein: MRSKKLLVPVDFSKVSKNTVAFALDLAKLWNAKILFVHGFRVAFATYERPSMSPTVEPISTSGPSEEELSREKLSNFLGTFPHLDAVAHSDIVGLGPAVNIIEQTADNENVDLVVMGTTGASEVEGFFIGTNSEKVSRKSPCPVLVIPVDFKKHTIKTVCLALDDPNNNDVPLKILIDLLSAFNAKLRIVHISTNDETAFSKEKVLQRYQEPLSRIEHSFHVFYNENPQEGLKEFLDKYPIDLMALMYRQHSFLERLFQPGTRKKMVFKTEIPLLVLK, encoded by the coding sequence ATGCGATCAAAAAAACTATTGGTACCCGTAGATTTCAGTAAAGTTTCTAAAAACACCGTGGCTTTCGCCCTTGATCTGGCCAAATTGTGGAACGCCAAGATTCTTTTTGTCCATGGGTTCCGGGTGGCATTTGCCACCTACGAGCGGCCATCGATGTCCCCTACTGTAGAACCGATCTCGACTAGCGGACCTTCGGAAGAAGAGTTAAGCCGGGAAAAACTTTCCAATTTTCTTGGAACCTTTCCACACCTCGATGCCGTAGCGCATTCCGATATTGTGGGCCTGGGTCCTGCTGTCAACATTATTGAACAGACTGCCGACAACGAAAATGTCGACCTGGTTGTCATGGGCACCACCGGCGCCAGTGAGGTAGAGGGGTTTTTTATCGGGACGAACAGCGAGAAGGTCAGCCGTAAATCGCCATGTCCTGTATTGGTAATACCCGTTGATTTTAAAAAGCATACCATCAAAACCGTCTGTCTTGCGTTGGACGATCCCAACAACAATGATGTGCCACTGAAAATTTTAATTGACCTACTTTCGGCATTCAATGCCAAACTGAGAATTGTTCATATTTCCACCAACGACGAGACCGCGTTCAGCAAAGAAAAGGTGCTACAGCGCTATCAAGAGCCACTGTCAAGGATTGAACATTCCTTTCATGTTTTTTACAACGAAAATCCGCAGGAGGGCCTGAAGGAGTTTCTCGATAAGTATCCCATCGACCTTATGGCCTTGATGTATCGGCAACACAGTTTTCTCGAGCGATTGTTTCAACCGGGAACACGAAAGAAGATGGTATTCAAAACCGAAATTCCGCTACTTGTTCTAAAATAA